A stretch of the Sulfuricurvum sp. genome encodes the following:
- a CDS encoding thioredoxin family protein → MQTLDTINQTLTTHDAVMLYFSAPTCNVCHALKPKLVEAISTEFPIFEIESIDISETPEIASYFSVFAIPTVLIFFQGREFLRKSRHMSVGEVVEDIRRPYELMLS, encoded by the coding sequence ATGCAAACCTTAGACACAATTAACCAAACCCTTACTACCCATGATGCGGTAATGCTCTATTTTAGCGCACCGACCTGCAATGTATGCCATGCCCTCAAACCAAAACTCGTTGAAGCTATCAGCACCGAATTTCCGATTTTCGAAATAGAGAGTATCGATATTTCGGAAACACCTGAAATTGCTTCCTATTTTAGCGTTTTTGCCATTCCGACTGTACTGATCTTTTTTCAGGGACGGGAATTTTTACGTAAAAGCCGACACATGAGTGTCGGAGAAGTCGTTGAAGACATCCGCCGTCCTTATGAGCTTATGCTCTCATAA
- a CDS encoding RNA methyltransferase, with amino-acid sequence MNDSEEYLAKKRFFDSLITLYGRNVAVEVLRDDEVQIHKLHLSKSNRSDETIEEILALAEMRGVEIKYHTKESLSRISKNSAQDQGVAIDVISRNYRSAADIETDLPGSFRLLALDGINNPQNLGMIVRSAAASKIDGIILPRRNSTKLSPLVMKASAGTLFKIPIYYCEDLTDILGLKNTAIITLSSHAQDDIHTLKIPARAIFVLGNETEGVSDAVMRASTHSVSIEMHRGVESLNVAVTAGIVSFLP; translated from the coding sequence ATGAACGATTCAGAAGAATATCTGGCTAAAAAGCGTTTTTTTGATTCGCTGATTACCCTTTACGGACGTAACGTCGCCGTTGAAGTATTACGGGATGATGAAGTTCAGATCCATAAGCTTCATCTCTCCAAAAGCAACCGCAGTGATGAGACGATCGAAGAAATTTTGGCTTTGGCCGAAATGCGGGGAGTGGAGATCAAATACCACACGAAAGAGTCGCTTTCACGTATTTCTAAAAACAGTGCACAGGATCAGGGTGTCGCTATAGACGTCATTTCACGCAATTATCGAAGTGCGGCTGATATTGAAACAGATTTACCTGGTTCTTTTCGTCTGCTGGCTCTGGACGGGATTAACAATCCCCAAAATTTGGGGATGATTGTCCGCTCTGCCGCAGCCAGTAAGATCGACGGAATCATTTTACCCCGTCGAAACAGTACCAAACTCTCTCCGTTGGTAATGAAAGCAAGTGCCGGTACACTGTTTAAAATCCCGATCTATTACTGTGAAGATTTAACGGATATTCTTGGACTTAAAAATACTGCAATCATCACTCTCTCATCCCATGCGCAAGATGATATCCATACGTTGAAAATTCCGGCACGCGCTATTTTTGTATTGGGCAATGAAACGGAAGGTGTGAGTGATGCAGTGATGCGTGCTTCAACACACAGTGTCTCTATTGAGATGCATCGAGGTGTCGAATCGCTTAATGTTGCCGTGACGGCAGGAATCGTTAGTTTTTTACCGTAA
- the secE gene encoding preprotein translocase subunit SecE produces the protein MKNNLNHYIHNAKMELAKVIFPMKPQVKQAFIAVVAVVTFIVLFLALVDLIMSSTVSAILS, from the coding sequence ATGAAAAACAACCTAAACCATTACATTCATAATGCGAAAATGGAACTTGCAAAAGTTATTTTCCCTATGAAGCCGCAAGTTAAACAAGCATTTATTGCCGTGGTCGCTGTTGTTACGTTTATTGTATTGTTCTTAGCACTAGTTGATTTGATTATGTCATCAACTGTTTCAGCAATTTTGAGTTAA
- the tuf gene encoding elongation factor Tu, giving the protein MAKEKFQRNKPHCNIGTIGHVDHGKTTLTAAITAVLAVTNGAAMMDYDQIDNAPEERERGITIATSHVEYETDNRHYAHVDCPGHADYVKNMITGAAQMDGAILVVSAADGPMPQTREHILLSKQVGVPYIVVFMNKEDMVDDEELLELVEMEIRELLDTYDFPGDDTPIVAGSALKALEEAKTGTLGEWSAKIQKLMAEVDRYIPQPMRETDKDFLMPVEDVFSISGRGTVVTGRIERGTIKIGETIEIVGIRDTQTTTVTGVEMFRKEMEMGEAGDNCGLLLRGTKKEDVERGQVLCKPKSITPHTKFEAEIYVLSKEEGGRHTPFFNGYRPQFYVRTTDVTGAITLQEGTEMVMPGDNVKIIAELIHPIAMEEGTRFAIREGGRTVGAGVVSKILA; this is encoded by the coding sequence ATGGCAAAAGAGAAGTTTCAGCGTAATAAACCACATTGTAACATCGGAACAATCGGTCACGTTGACCACGGTAAAACTACATTAACAGCAGCTATTACAGCTGTACTTGCAGTAACAAACGGTGCTGCAATGATGGATTACGATCAAATCGATAACGCTCCTGAAGAGCGCGAACGCGGTATTACGATCGCTACTTCACACGTTGAATACGAAACAGACAACCGTCACTATGCACACGTTGACTGTCCTGGGCATGCCGACTATGTTAAAAACATGATCACCGGTGCTGCACAAATGGATGGTGCTATTCTTGTTGTTTCTGCAGCGGATGGCCCAATGCCACAAACACGTGAGCACATTCTTCTTTCTAAACAAGTCGGTGTACCATACATCGTTGTTTTCATGAACAAAGAAGATATGGTTGACGATGAAGAGCTTCTTGAACTCGTTGAGATGGAAATCCGCGAACTTCTTGATACTTATGATTTCCCGGGTGACGATACACCAATCGTAGCTGGTTCTGCTCTTAAAGCACTTGAAGAAGCAAAAACTGGTACTCTTGGTGAATGGTCAGCAAAAATTCAAAAATTGATGGCAGAAGTAGATCGCTATATCCCACAACCTATGCGTGAAACGGATAAAGATTTCTTGATGCCTGTAGAGGACGTTTTCTCTATCTCTGGTCGTGGAACCGTTGTAACAGGTCGTATCGAACGTGGTACAATCAAAATCGGTGAAACAATCGAGATCGTTGGTATCCGTGATACACAAACAACTACCGTAACCGGTGTTGAAATGTTCCGTAAAGAAATGGAAATGGGTGAAGCAGGTGACAACTGTGGTCTTCTTCTCCGTGGTACTAAGAAAGAAGATGTTGAGCGTGGACAAGTTCTTTGTAAACCTAAATCAATCACTCCTCACACTAAATTTGAGGCTGAGATTTACGTATTGAGCAAAGAAGAAGGTGGACGTCATACTCCATTCTTTAACGGTTACCGCCCACAATTCTACGTTCGTACAACAGACGTAACAGGTGCGATTACTTTGCAAGAAGGTACTGAAATGGTTATGCCTGGTGATAACGTAAAAATTATCGCTGAATTGATCCATCCGATCGCGATGGAAGAGGGTACTCGCTTCGCTATCCGTGAAGGTGGACGTACTGTCGGTGCTGGGGTTGTTTCTAAAATCCTTGCATAA
- the tkt gene encoding transketolase, whose product MSTTMRQKMADTIRFLAADMVQQANSGHPGAPMGLADIAVVLSEHLNHNPKNPKWLNRDRLVFSGGHGTGLIYSLYYLWGYGLEIDDLKNFRQLDSKTPGHPEYGHTAGIEITTGPLGQGVANAVGFAMASAYVGNKVNSETAALIDHNVYCLCGDGDLEEGISYEACSIAGHMGLDNLILIYDSNRITIEGSTELSLSENIRDRFESQNWAVLEIDGHNFEEIDGALTQAKTISRPVLIIANTTIAKGGDKMEGSHHAHGAPLGHDVIKAAKMAAGFDPEATFAVDADVMERFRCAIEKGDLAEREWNHRIKELPLSEQNEAYEQLMNPDFTRISWPTFEKADATRNTNGIILNAIAKAIPGFLGGSADLGPSNKTELKDMGDFPKGKNIHFGIREHAMASITNAMALYGPIMPFSATFFVFSDYLKPAARIAALSGIQQFFIWTHDSIGVGEDGPTHQPIEHLSQFRSLPNFYVYRPADGAENVKCWQKALSMKHSPSAFVCSRQNLPLLPSAVRGDVQNGGYLLVERSDATVTLMASGSEVGLAIETAGLLQERGIAANVVSVPCFDLLLEQSQSYIDSIIKSGTKRVAIEAARGLEWYRFAETVIAMDSFGASAPAEQLFERFGFNAEVIASKI is encoded by the coding sequence ATGAGTACTACAATGCGCCAAAAAATGGCAGATACGATCCGCTTTTTAGCGGCAGATATGGTTCAACAGGCTAATTCAGGACACCCGGGCGCTCCTATGGGGTTGGCAGACATTGCAGTGGTTCTTTCAGAACACCTTAATCACAATCCAAAAAATCCAAAATGGCTCAATCGTGACCGTTTGGTGTTCTCTGGCGGGCACGGAACAGGGCTTATTTATTCTCTTTATTATTTGTGGGGATACGGACTTGAGATCGATGATCTGAAAAATTTCCGTCAACTCGATTCCAAAACTCCGGGGCATCCGGAATACGGTCATACTGCGGGAATTGAAATTACGACGGGTCCTTTGGGCCAGGGTGTTGCCAATGCTGTCGGTTTTGCAATGGCTTCAGCGTATGTCGGTAATAAAGTGAACTCTGAAACCGCTGCATTGATTGATCATAATGTGTATTGTCTTTGCGGTGATGGTGACCTTGAAGAGGGTATCAGCTACGAAGCGTGTTCGATTGCCGGCCATATGGGACTTGATAATCTTATTTTGATTTACGATTCAAACCGCATTACCATCGAAGGCTCTACCGAACTTAGCCTCAGTGAAAATATACGAGATCGTTTCGAGTCTCAAAACTGGGCAGTATTAGAGATCGACGGACACAATTTTGAAGAGATTGACGGCGCATTGACTCAAGCCAAAACAATTTCTCGACCGGTATTGATTATTGCCAATACGACTATCGCCAAAGGGGGCGATAAAATGGAAGGGTCTCACCATGCGCACGGTGCACCTCTTGGGCATGATGTGATTAAAGCGGCAAAAATGGCGGCCGGTTTCGACCCGGAAGCGACATTCGCGGTAGATGCGGATGTGATGGAGCGTTTCCGATGCGCGATCGAAAAAGGGGACTTGGCAGAGCGTGAATGGAATCACCGCATAAAAGAACTTCCGCTTTCTGAACAAAATGAAGCGTATGAACAGTTGATGAATCCAGATTTTACACGCATTAGTTGGCCGACGTTTGAGAAAGCGGATGCTACTCGCAATACGAACGGTATCATTTTGAATGCGATTGCCAAAGCAATCCCAGGATTCCTTGGCGGATCTGCAGATTTGGGACCTTCTAACAAAACCGAATTGAAAGATATGGGTGATTTCCCAAAAGGGAAAAATATCCATTTCGGTATTCGTGAACATGCTATGGCATCAATCACAAATGCGATGGCATTGTACGGACCGATTATGCCTTTTAGTGCTACTTTCTTTGTTTTCAGCGATTACCTCAAGCCAGCAGCTCGTATTGCGGCGTTGAGCGGCATCCAGCAGTTTTTCATTTGGACGCATGACAGCATCGGTGTCGGAGAAGACGGTCCTACCCATCAGCCGATCGAACATTTGAGTCAGTTTAGATCATTGCCGAATTTTTATGTCTATCGTCCGGCAGATGGAGCGGAGAACGTTAAATGCTGGCAAAAAGCTCTTTCGATGAAACATTCTCCGTCGGCATTTGTCTGTTCTCGCCAAAACCTCCCGCTCCTACCGAGTGCAGTTCGCGGTGATGTCCAAAACGGCGGTTATTTACTTGTAGAGCGTTCGGATGCAACGGTTACCTTGATGGCATCAGGCTCTGAAGTCGGTTTGGCAATTGAGACTGCGGGACTTCTCCAAGAGCGCGGGATTGCTGCGAATGTCGTAAGTGTTCCGTGTTTTGATTTGTTGTTGGAACAATCGCAAAGTTATATCGATTCGATTATTAAATCGGGAACCAAACGTGTTGCGATCGAAGCAGCCCGCGGGTTGGAATGGTACCGTTTTGCCGAAACGGTTATTGCGATGGATAGTTTCGGTGCAAGTGCACCGGCAGAACAATTGTTTGAGCGATTTGGATTTAATGCGGAAGTTATCGCATCCAAAATTTGA
- the rpmG gene encoding 50S ribosomal protein L33 yields the protein MRENIHLACEKCTRRNYHTTKNKKTHTEKFSVRKFCKFCREHTVHKEAKL from the coding sequence ATGCGTGAAAATATCCATTTAGCGTGTGAAAAGTGTACTCGTCGTAACTATCACACTACTAAAAACAAAAAAACTCACACTGAGAAGTTCTCAGTACGTAAGTTTTGTAAATTTTGCCGTGAGCACACGGTTCATAAAGAAGCAAAACTTTAA
- the rplK gene encoding 50S ribosomal protein L11 — MAKKITGYIKLQVQAGAANPAPPVGPALGQRGVNIMEFCKAFNERTKDKAGFKLPVVITVYADKTFSFITKQPPASALIMKAAGLKKGTDNPMKNKVGKITKAQLMEIVKQKIQDMNTDDIDAAAATIAGSARSMGVDIVD, encoded by the coding sequence ATGGCAAAGAAAATTACGGGCTACATCAAGTTGCAAGTACAAGCCGGCGCTGCTAATCCAGCCCCTCCGGTTGGACCAGCACTCGGTCAACGTGGTGTTAACATCATGGAATTTTGTAAGGCGTTCAACGAGCGTACAAAAGATAAGGCAGGTTTTAAACTCCCTGTAGTTATTACAGTATATGCGGACAAAACGTTCTCTTTCATCACAAAACAACCCCCTGCATCTGCTCTCATTATGAAAGCGGCTGGACTTAAAAAAGGGACTGATAATCCGATGAAAAACAAAGTGGGTAAAATCACTAAAGCTCAATTGATGGAAATCGTTAAGCAAAAAATTCAAGATATGAATACAGATGATATCGATGCAGCTGCGGCAACAATCGCCGGTTCTGCTCGTTCAATGGGTGTTGATATCGTAGATTAA
- the corA gene encoding magnesium/cobalt transporter CorA, producing the protein MIKCYVRNENAIAFIDTMSELDGDVIEKVIWIDMLMPTYDEIVFIENTFNIKFPTKQETEEIEISSRYWEENDRIEINSYFLVTSTPHSHNETVSFILYRDLLISIRYTTLYTFDEFNRKFFATPKQFETGYDIFCQILDIRIDADADIIEKLSKDITRVRKHVLTDYTNEDEEILERISSLEDLNMQIRENLNDKQRILSAFLKSSKYKHSLKHDVTVMLKDIKSLIDYTDFNFERLDYLQNIFVGVLSIEQNKVIKMFTIVNVVFLPPTLIASIYGMNFDLLPELHWQYGYLLSIIMMIISSILPVYIFKRKGWI; encoded by the coding sequence ATGATTAAATGTTATGTCCGTAATGAAAATGCAATTGCGTTTATCGATACGATGTCGGAACTTGACGGCGACGTAATCGAAAAAGTGATCTGGATTGATATGCTAATGCCGACGTATGATGAGATTGTTTTCATCGAAAATACGTTTAATATTAAATTCCCGACCAAACAAGAGACCGAAGAGATTGAGATCAGTTCGCGTTATTGGGAAGAGAACGATCGTATTGAAATCAATAGCTATTTCTTGGTTACGTCAACTCCACATTCGCATAATGAAACGGTATCATTTATCCTTTACCGGGATCTTTTGATTTCGATCCGATACACGACACTTTATACATTTGATGAATTTAACCGCAAATTCTTTGCCACACCGAAACAGTTTGAGACCGGGTACGATATTTTTTGCCAGATTTTAGATATCCGTATCGATGCCGATGCCGATATCATTGAAAAACTTTCAAAAGATATTACCCGTGTCCGTAAACATGTTTTGACCGACTATACAAACGAAGACGAAGAGATATTGGAACGTATTTCATCATTAGAAGACCTGAATATGCAGATACGTGAAAATCTAAACGATAAGCAGCGTATTTTGAGTGCTTTTTTGAAGTCGAGCAAATACAAACATTCTCTTAAGCACGACGTTACCGTCATGCTTAAAGACATTAAGTCGCTGATTGACTATACCGACTTCAATTTTGAGCGTCTTGATTATCTCCAAAATATTTTCGTCGGTGTTTTGAGCATTGAACAAAATAAAGTCATCAAAATGTTTACGATCGTCAATGTCGTATTTCTCCCTCCAACCTTGATTGCAAGTATTTATGGGATGAACTTTGATCTTTTACCGGAATTGCATTGGCAGTACGGCTATCTGCTCTCTATCATCATGATGATTATTTCATCGATATTGCCGGTCTATATCTTTAAACGAAAAGGTTGGATTTAA
- a CDS encoding YaaA family protein produces MVILFAPSEGKKEGGTHPALSPDKLIFSELYSKRLDVIKQYEDVIRNGNNEALFELFGIKDTKEYERYRVPFSSAPTMKAIERYDGVAYDYLDYQSLSSESKEYLDVNVILFSNLFGPIRSGDFIPDYKLKQGAAIGAFAPDKYYKEHFSVALNDLVGDQEILDLRAGFYDKFYIPTKQTTTLKFLKEGKVVSHWAKAYRGIILRKVAEHQIRTIEELLALNIEGLFLNEIVETKKKKEVIYTIV; encoded by the coding sequence ATGGTTATTTTATTTGCACCCAGCGAAGGGAAAAAAGAGGGAGGGACGCATCCTGCATTAAGTCCCGATAAACTTATATTCTCTGAGCTTTATTCAAAACGTCTCGATGTCATTAAACAGTATGAAGATGTGATCCGTAATGGCAATAATGAAGCTCTTTTTGAGCTTTTTGGAATTAAAGATACCAAAGAATATGAACGTTATCGTGTCCCATTTTCTTCAGCTCCGACAATGAAAGCGATAGAGCGTTATGACGGTGTTGCCTATGATTATCTGGATTATCAAAGCCTTTCTTCTGAATCTAAAGAGTATCTTGATGTTAATGTTATCCTTTTCTCCAATCTTTTCGGACCGATTCGATCAGGCGATTTTATCCCCGATTATAAGCTTAAACAAGGTGCAGCGATTGGGGCATTTGCACCTGATAAATATTACAAAGAACATTTTTCCGTCGCATTGAATGATCTGGTCGGTGATCAGGAAATATTAGATTTACGTGCAGGGTTTTACGATAAATTTTATATTCCAACAAAACAAACGACAACGTTGAAGTTTTTAAAAGAGGGAAAAGTGGTGAGCCATTGGGCGAAAGCTTACCGTGGTATCATACTGCGTAAAGTTGCTGAACATCAAATAAGAACAATTGAAGAACTTTTAGCCTTGAATATTGAGGGGTTATTTTTGAATGAAATTGTTGAGACAAAAAAGAAAAAAGAGGTTATTTATACAATCGTATAA
- a CDS encoding polyprenyl synthetase family protein encodes MEQFESFLVEHLPSAASFHPHYELSLHQMLISGGKRFRPALLLGVVRAYNPLLTQSAYHAAFAIELLHTYSLIHDDLPSMDNADLRRGILTLHKTYDETTAVLAGDALNTYAFEVLSNAPLSDRVIVKLVRSLAHNGGLNGMVLGQAIDCYFENQRLELDQVKMLHIHKTGKLIAASLQMGAMIVGRDDIADELYDFGIDLGLLFQIQDDILDVTQDEVKAGKTTNNDESKNSFVTLLGFDSAMREADTLAKKITKRMESFDENLQCELSPTLNHYINRHKD; translated from the coding sequence ATGGAGCAGTTTGAATCGTTTTTGGTAGAGCATTTGCCTTCTGCTGCGAGTTTCCACCCCCATTATGAATTATCGTTACATCAAATGCTAATCAGTGGCGGAAAACGGTTTCGGCCTGCACTTCTCCTCGGGGTTGTCCGTGCGTATAATCCCCTATTAACCCAGAGTGCTTATCATGCCGCATTCGCAATTGAATTGCTTCATACGTATTCGTTGATTCACGATGATTTGCCTTCTATGGACAATGCGGATTTACGACGCGGTATTCTTACTTTGCATAAAACGTATGACGAAACAACGGCCGTTTTGGCTGGAGATGCACTCAATACGTATGCTTTTGAGGTACTTTCCAATGCACCGCTATCGGATCGCGTGATCGTGAAACTGGTACGATCCTTGGCTCATAACGGTGGATTGAACGGAATGGTATTGGGACAAGCAATCGATTGTTATTTTGAGAATCAACGGTTGGAACTGGACCAGGTAAAAATGCTTCATATTCACAAAACGGGCAAATTGATCGCTGCGTCGCTCCAAATGGGAGCTATGATCGTCGGGCGTGATGATATTGCAGATGAACTTTATGATTTCGGAATCGATTTGGGGCTACTCTTCCAAATCCAAGACGACATTTTAGATGTCACGCAAGATGAAGTCAAGGCCGGTAAAACGACCAATAATGATGAGTCAAAAAACAGTTTTGTAACATTGCTGGGATTTGATTCAGCGATGCGAGAAGCAGATACTTTGGCTAAAAAAATAACAAAACGGATGGAAAGTTTTGATGAGAATCTGCAATGCGAATTGTCACCAACACTCAATCATTACATTAATCGACACAAGGACTAA
- the nusG gene encoding transcription termination/antitermination protein NusG codes for MAHRWYSIQTYAGSERSVKAAIENIIAENHLEDVITEVIVPTEDVIEVKNGKKKITERSLYSGYVFANMDLSIDLQHRIQSLPRVAGFIGESNKPTPLSDNDIAVILDRVTNRSAPKPKVFFENGEMVRIVDGPFANFTGTVDEYDLEHGTLKLNVSIFGRSTPVDISYTQVEKII; via the coding sequence ATGGCACATCGTTGGTACTCGATTCAAACCTATGCCGGTAGTGAGCGCAGTGTTAAAGCCGCTATCGAAAATATTATTGCTGAAAATCATCTTGAAGACGTTATTACTGAAGTAATCGTTCCGACAGAAGACGTTATTGAAGTAAAAAACGGAAAAAAGAAAATTACTGAGCGTTCATTGTATTCAGGTTATGTATTTGCAAATATGGATCTTTCCATCGATTTGCAGCACCGTATCCAATCACTACCGCGTGTAGCCGGTTTTATTGGTGAATCCAATAAGCCGACACCGTTGAGCGATAATGACATTGCGGTCATCTTGGATCGTGTTACTAACCGTTCGGCTCCGAAACCGAAAGTATTCTTCGAGAACGGTGAGATGGTTCGTATCGTAGACGGTCCGTTTGCGAACTTTACCGGAACCGTTGACGAATACGATCTTGAACACGGTACATTGAAACTCAACGTTTCTATCTTCGGACGTAGTACTCCGGTGGATATTTCGTATACCCAAGTCGAAAAAATAATTTAA
- a CDS encoding sodium:proton exchanger → MDRRIRYFIEDYWDIFIGVVSIALAFIFNAQHESSLSTVFAAIGIAALSLTVAEVADILSERLHEPYGSFVLTFSAVAVEIILLYVILLEVRHSPEVLETVKGGIISAVIVDLNVLLGLAVFLGGLAFTQQQHNKETSSAYTTVLFVASSALLVPGLLSHTDHGIDSLTHVSHLIAGVLLLFYIIIFIFQTRTHTHFFKATARSRFFRLKRKLQEEEDAEIDENDSSDYIFEHLSTPINFIAIFGLIAVIAFGAEIFAGNGVVIAREHGISAGLAGLVIAIISVSPEIFTAVRAARNDQIQRVVNIAMGASTVSIILTVPILMLLAYFSGINLTLDFNPLQIGALLLTILLVWKTTDEGETNYFEGASHMMFFLSYAIIAAYY, encoded by the coding sequence TTGGATAGGCGGATACGCTATTTTATTGAAGATTATTGGGACATCTTTATAGGTGTAGTTTCAATCGCATTAGCTTTTATATTTAACGCTCAACATGAATCTTCTCTTTCAACAGTGTTCGCGGCAATCGGAATTGCCGCACTCTCTCTAACGGTTGCCGAAGTGGCCGATATCCTCTCTGAACGTCTTCATGAACCTTACGGAAGCTTTGTCCTTACGTTCAGCGCGGTAGCCGTCGAAATCATCCTTCTGTATGTTATTTTACTCGAAGTACGTCATTCTCCTGAAGTGTTAGAGACCGTCAAAGGGGGGATTATCTCCGCTGTTATTGTGGATTTGAATGTCTTGTTGGGGCTTGCCGTCTTTTTAGGTGGCTTGGCCTTTACCCAGCAACAGCATAATAAAGAGACTTCCAGTGCCTATACGACCGTTTTATTTGTTGCGTCCAGTGCTTTATTGGTTCCGGGACTTCTTAGCCATACGGATCATGGGATTGATTCATTGACGCATGTAAGCCATTTGATTGCCGGAGTCTTGCTTCTTTTTTACATTATTATTTTTATTTTTCAAACCCGAACCCATACCCATTTTTTTAAAGCGACCGCACGAAGCCGTTTCTTCCGTCTCAAACGAAAGCTTCAAGAAGAGGAAGATGCCGAAATCGATGAAAACGATTCCAGTGATTATATTTTTGAACACCTAAGTACGCCTATTAATTTTATTGCAATCTTCGGTTTAATTGCCGTTATTGCATTCGGCGCGGAGATATTTGCAGGGAACGGGGTTGTAATAGCACGTGAACATGGTATATCGGCCGGCTTGGCCGGTCTTGTAATCGCAATTATTAGTGTTTCTCCTGAAATCTTTACTGCAGTACGTGCTGCACGTAACGACCAGATTCAGCGGGTTGTTAATATTGCGATGGGGGCATCGACGGTATCTATTATCCTTACTGTACCTATTCTGATGCTATTGGCCTATTTTTCAGGGATCAATCTGACGCTTGATTTTAATCCGCTCCAAATCGGTGCACTGCTGCTGACCATTCTATTGGTCTGGAAAACAACGGATGAGGGTGAGACGAACTATTTCGAGGGGGCGTCACATATGATGTTTTTCCTTAGTTACGCCATTATTGCCGCCTATTACTGA
- a CDS encoding radical SAM protein produces the protein MKFHRAYIEITNVCGLSCSFCPPKSQPTLTMELPFFQSVVEQLREYTDEIALHVMGDPMVLSNLKSYLDIAYACGLKVMITTSGFYLDSMRREALFHPALRQVNISLNSFNKNSVARTFEAYMENILTLCDEKLSQQSDFFINLRLWNLDEVQSEKEFNTNLFSLLENHFGLQEGEIVSQMNGERQSIRLASKILLHFDRYFEWPSLSNTVLSDGYCHGLSKQIAILADGRVVPCCLDGEGIMDLGNLRATNLGKILISKRSLAIREGFAKGQCSEELCQKCSYKERFRKGLSND, from the coding sequence ATGAAATTTCATCGTGCCTATATTGAAATAACCAATGTGTGTGGATTGTCCTGCAGTTTCTGCCCTCCGAAGAGTCAACCGACCTTGACGATGGAGCTGCCTTTTTTCCAATCTGTTGTAGAGCAGCTCCGAGAGTATACGGATGAGATCGCCTTGCATGTGATGGGTGATCCCATGGTGCTTAGTAATCTGAAGAGTTATCTTGATATTGCGTATGCGTGCGGATTGAAAGTGATGATTACCACCAGCGGATTTTATCTCGATTCTATGCGGCGAGAGGCTCTTTTTCATCCTGCACTTCGACAAGTGAATATTTCGTTGAACAGTTTCAATAAAAACAGTGTTGCGCGAACGTTCGAAGCATACATGGAAAACATACTCACACTCTGTGATGAGAAGCTTTCGCAGCAAAGCGATTTCTTTATTAATTTGAGGCTTTGGAATCTCGATGAGGTTCAGAGTGAAAAAGAGTTTAATACGAATCTATTTTCCCTTTTAGAGAATCATTTTGGGCTTCAAGAAGGCGAAATCGTTTCTCAGATGAACGGTGAACGACAATCGATTCGATTGGCATCCAAAATTTTGCTCCATTTTGACCGCTATTTTGAATGGCCGAGTTTGAGCAATACCGTTCTTAGTGACGGATATTGTCATGGTTTAAGCAAACAAATCGCTATTTTGGCAGACGGCCGAGTCGTGCCGTGCTGTTTGGACGGGGAAGGAATTATGGACCTAGGTAACCTTCGAGCAACAAATTTGGGTAAAATTCTGATATCGAAACGCTCCCTTGCCATCAGAGAAGGGTTTGCCAAAGGGCAATGCAGCGAGGAGCTGTGTCAAAAATGCAGTTATAAAGAGCGATTTAGGAAAGGACTATCCAATGATTAA